In one window of Henckelia pumila isolate YLH828 chromosome 1, ASM3356847v2, whole genome shotgun sequence DNA:
- the LOC140874499 gene encoding protein SENESCENCE-ASSOCIATED GENE 21, mitochondrial-like, protein MAPSFSNVKTLSAFISNKISAQGTVSRAVRLMLKNESEEPTKISWIPDPVTGYYRPENKAQEIDAAELRRILIKPRTRRHLLFNWWIPDPVTGYYRPENKAQEIDAAELRRILIKPRTRRHL, encoded by the exons ATGGCTCCTTCTTTCTCCAATGTTAAGACACTGTCCGCTTTCatttccaacaaaatctcagCTCAAGGTACTGTGTCCAGGGCCGTGAGATTAATGCTGAAGAATGAGTCCGAAGAACCCACCAAGATTTCGTGGATTCCGGACCCCGTCACCGGATACTACCGCCCGGAGAACAAAGCACAAGAGATCGACGCCGCCGAGTTGCGGAGGATCCTCATCAAGCCCAGAACCAGACGACACTTGT tatttaattggTGGATTCCGGACCCCGTCACTGGATACTACCGCCCGGAGAACAAAGCACAAGAGATCGACGCCGCCGAGTTGAGGAGGATCCTCATCAAGCCCAGAACCAGACGACACTTGTAA